A DNA window from Helianthus annuus cultivar XRQ/B chromosome 15, HanXRQr2.0-SUNRISE, whole genome shotgun sequence contains the following coding sequences:
- the LOC110912864 gene encoding thiamine thiazole synthase, chloroplastic, with product MASMTTTTFTSSLSNKTSYQSSFHGVSPTRIQSIVVKSNQNKNTPITMSYDLGQFTFQPIKEAIVSREMTRRYMTDMITYADTDVVVVGAGSAGLSCAYELSKNPNVQVAIIEQSVSPGGGAWLGGQLFSAMVVRKPAHHFLDELEIEYDEQEDYVVIKHAALFTSTIMSKLLARPNVKLFNAVAAEDLIIKEGRVGGVVTNWALVSMNHDTQSCMDPNVMEAKVVVSSCGHDGPMGATGVKRLRSVGMIESVPGMKALDMNTAEDAIVKLTREIVPGMIVTGMEVAEIDGSPRMGPTFGAMMISGQKAAHLALKALGLPNALDGTSVHPELILAAADSGETVDA from the exons ATGGCTTCCATGACTACCACCACCTTCACCTCATCTCTCTCCAACAAGACCTCCTATCAATCATCCTTCCATGGGGTTTCTCCGACGCGGATCCAATCCATCGTCGTTAAATCAAACCAAAACAAGAACACGCCTATCACCATGTCTTACGACCTCGGTCAATTCACCTTTCAACCGATCAAGGAGGCCATCGTGTCTCGTGAAATGACCAGGAGGTACATGACTGATATGATCACCTACGCCGATACGGATGTGGTCGTTGTTGGTGCTGGCTCCGCTGGTCTCTCCTGCGCTTACGAGCTTAGCAAGAACCCTAACGTTCAG GTAGCCATCATTGAGCAATCTGTGAGCCCTGGTGGCGGAGCATGGCTGGGAGGACAACTCTTCTCCGCCATGGTTGTCCGCAAACCCGCACACCACTTCCTTGACGAGCTTGAGATCGAGTACGACGAGCAAGAAGACTACGTGGTCATCAAACACGCTGCTCTGTTCACATCGACCATCATGAGCAAGCTTTTGGCGAGGCCAAACGTGAAGCTCTTCAATGCGGTTGCTGCGGAGGATTTGATCATCAAAGAAGGGAGAGTTGGTGGTGTTGTAACCAACTGGGCTTTGGTGTCGATGAACCATGACACACAGTCATGCATGGACCCTAACGTCATGGAGGCTAAGGTGGTTGTTAGCTCATGTGGTCATGATGGTCCCATGGGTGCCACCGGGGTCAAGCGCCTCAGGAGCGTTGGGATGATTGAAAGCGTTCCCGGGATGAAAGCTCTCGACATGAACACTGCTGAAGACGCAATCGTGAAGCTCACAAGAGAGATTGTTCCGGGTATGATCGTTACCGGAATGGAAGTTGCAGAGATTGATGGATCTCCTAGAATG GGGCCAACATTTGGGGCTATGATGATATCTGGACAGAAAGCGGCTCATCTGGCATTGAAGGCCCTCGGGCTGCCGAATGCATTGGATGGGACAAGCGTTCACCCTGAGCTGATCCTTGCGGCTGCTGATTCTGGCGAGACCGTTGATGCCTAA